The sequence CAGTCGTGCGGCCCGATCACCGTACCGCACCGCTGGCTTGGACTCCCAGTGGACGCACCACCGAGATATTCGATCTACTGCGCATTGAACTTGAATTCAGCCATTTAACTGAACGCATCCCCGCATGGCTGTATATTGCTCACAGCTCGCCACACCGCCGGACGCCGACCATTCACGAAGCAATCGCGCCGCGCATTAACCTCAATGGCGCCACGCACTGTCGACTCCACTTACCCGCTGAAGCTATCGTACTGGGCGAACGCGGTACTCAGGCAACGGAAGCTATCAATTTGTCACTTTCATCAACCCAGTAATCCGTATTCGCCTCAATATGCAAAAACAGTTTTGCCAGCAGCGAGCCACCCACCAGAAATTCAGGCACGGTTTCTCTCCGGGCTTCGGTACGCCGGAAATAGGTGTTGTAAAGTTTGAGAATAGCCACGTCGTTAATCAAAAATGCCCCGATGGTAATATCGGTGCGACGCATCACCTCGCAACCAGCAAAGTTGTAAAGCGGACGGTATCCGGGATCGATGACCTCCCCGCCAATCGGGATGACAGCATCGGCAGCCTGGGCAATGTTATTTTTGATTCTCCCAGGATTACCCCAAGCGTGATTCTCGCTCTCAAGCCCTATAGCTAAGGCTTGCGCAAGTATGGGGTTTCCCGGCAGGGACGCGAAAATACACTCGCTATGCCAGTGCAATTTATGGCTCAGCCCTGTCGGAAATAACTCAACACTCGGATCTCTAAACAGCAACGTATCCGCATCCAACCATGCCCCGCCCCAGCGATGAACAAACGCCATGCGAATGAAATCGCTCTTCGCCACAATAGCTTCAATGCCGTTCGCCAGCGTAAAGTTCAGCGGTTCAAAAGCCCAAGCTTTATTCATGATGTCAGCATCGATGTGTTCGCTTACCGTTCGCGGCGTAAGCAGTAGAAAACGATCACCTAGAGCTCTGCGCATAGAAACCAGTGCCAGGGCAACATAAGCCGGCATGGTCTGACCCGGTGCGTTTTCCCAGTAACTGACGTAATGGGTAGTGTCGGACGTCATTTCACCAGCACCTTACCTTTCGCACACAACAGCCCATTTTGCATCAGATATGTTCTGAGCATTACCAGTGATGGCGTGCATGCAGGCTGAGCCAAAAACTCATTATTTAACGCTGATTTATACAGATTAAGCCAGGTCAGCACCGGCACATTTGGCAGGAAAGCCGGTAAACTATCCCGGTTATCTTCGCCAAATAACAGACGCAACGCACGCAGAATGGGCTGATAGCCTGGAGCAGAGAGCAGTTGCGCGACGTTTTCATCCAAATGCTGCTTCACGCTCACGCTGTTTAGCCGATCCTCCACCGACGCATCAGTTAATGCCACCCGGGGATCTAGTGCCACTGGGTATATGGCACGAAATGACCGGGCGCCGTTACACAGCGATTCATACAACACTTTATCCGCCGTTGCCCCAGTCACCAGCACGTCATCTCCGAAAATGACATGCACGCCGCTCCAGCGGTAAAAATTCTCCGCTGGAATCACATGATCCTGCACAAGATTGACCCGATCGCGCTCGGCCTGGCTAAGGCTGGCGTAATTTTCACACGGCGGCGCAATCCTGGGCAGTTTAACGTTGATAATGGTGGGCAATCCTTTATGCGCCAACGTGAGATTAATTTCCTCAACCACGATATCGTAGAGCACATTGGCCGTGGAAGGCACATTACGCCAGCCCGTGGTCATCATCACAACACTCTCTCCCTCCTCTTTGGCCTGGCAAAACAACCCTGACCATGAAGAGGAAGTATCATCCAGTTCTGCGGCAAGATAGTCGATAACACACCGTGCCAGATAGCGTATCTCACTCACTCCGCCATATTTCGCACGGCTATAAATGCCCGCCAATGTTGTAGCGTCAGCACCGGTGCGCATATCGCAAAATGATCCAGTCGCATTCGGCGTCAGATAATGCAGCGCCTTACCACCAAAAATAGCGACGTAATCGGACATGTCGATCAAACCGCGCGCCAGCAAATCGGTCGCGAACGCGCGAAAACCGGATTTAACATCCTGCGCATTGATCTGTGCACTGGCCTGGCGAAACATTGCCAACTGGGTTGCGAGCGGTTCGTTGTGCAACGTGTTCCACGCAAGTGAATGCGGAGTTTTTAGTCCATTCATGGTGAAGATCCTTAGCGAGATGCTAGCGCAGCGTGAAATTGAAGGTCATTAAGCAAAACATCAATGCGTTGACGCTGCTGATAATAGCAGAGGGATTGAAGCCCTAATGGCCTGAGTGCCGCCAACAGTTCAGCGATCCCCGCTCCGGCATCGCGCGGATCATGGGCATCGGATCCGATGGTTAATGGAACATTGTTCTCCAGTAATTTTTCCAGCAAAGCGCGGGAGGGATAGGACCATCTTCCAGTCACCTCTTTACCCGTCGTCGGATCAAGGCTGGATTTACGCAGACCCGAAGCATTCAGCTCATATGCGATACCGCTGCGTACGAGCGGCGTAATCAGCGGTTCAAAGCGACGCAAAAACACATCCTCTGGGATTGCGCGCAGCAGCGTATCAGCGTGCCCAACCGCATCAAACAACTGGCTTTCCAGCAATGCTTCAAGCTGAGCAAAGTATTTGTCCAGAAAGGAGGCTGCAGCTAACCGGGGCAGTTCCCAGACCTTCACCATCGCCTTATCGGCAACAGTGACGTAGTGAATTGAACCGATGACAAAATCCATCGGATAGTGTGCAAGTAATTGCCGGTTATAACGCTCAGTTCCCGGCATATAATCGAGTTCCAGACCGCGTAGCAGCGTGATATCGCCTTTATAAGTCTGCTGCGCCTTATCAATATCGGCGAAATAGCGCTCCAGTTCCGCTTCCAGTAAACGGTTCTGCGCATCCACCGGGAACGGAGCATGATCGGTGATGGTGAGTACTGTCACACCCGCAGCAATCGACGCACAAACAAGTTCGTCGATGGTGCCTACAGCATGTTTCGAGTAGAACGAGTGGCAGTGCGAATCAATCATGCGGCCTTCCATTGTTCAAGCAACCCGGAATGCTTCGCCATCTCTTTAACCAGCCAGTAAGGATTATTGGCTGTCGCGATGATCGCACGAAGCTGCGGAGTGTTTTCCAGCCGCGCCAGCAGTTCGGTTAACGGCTGGGTATATAACGCGCGCGACAAGGGATTTTCCCACACATGGCTCGCCAGATGATGCCAGTCGATCACATCAGAATGGATATTCGCAACACGCTCGGTCTCAATACCGTACAGAAACACATCGCCATTGGGTTTAATTGTCACGTCCATGCCATTGGGCAGGGGCGCATGGTTCAGGCTGCCAAAGGTAAAAGGTTTATCGACTTTGGACTCGATCGCGGCAATATATCCCTGCAAATCCAGATAACCTTCCGGCGTATCTCTTGCCGGATGTACTAGGTTTTTGTAGTCGATGTTAAACGTGTCCGAACCTATCAATAATTTGTCTTCCAGTACACTGACAGGTTTTATGCTGGCGTTAATTCCCCATGAGGCCAGTTCATTCACCAGATATTCGCGCGTGAAGGCACGATCGGTATCGATTGAGCGAAATGAAAAGCTGATCGATGACGGTTTTTTGCGCTGAACATAATCCAGGCTAAATCCATGTGCTCGCCATTTTACTTTTTCAATGTGATGACTGTCGGAACTGAGGCGAATATTACAGGTATCACCATTGGCGGAGACAAGGCGATTGATCTCATCAAAGATCTTCTCCAGCTTCTCATGGCGAAAAAAACCGCTGGTAATAAACTCAAAGCTGTTGCCCCCGCGGGACAACGCCAGTAATTCGTAAAAGGTATTAATGTTATTGAGCGGTTCGCCCTCGCCACTCACGGAAATACGTTTTACGGCCGGATCATTAATGAGCGCCGACAGGTTGTCACGTGCCTGTATTGACAGCACCATACTCTTACCAGTTGCGTGCTTATCCGCATACATGCAGAACGCACAGCCGATGCCACAGATCTGGGTGATATCCACATAAAGCAAATGACCATGTAATTCCATATATAATATTCTGCCTTTATTTTAACAAAGCAATTGCACACTCTATTGTTCACAAAACATCCATCTGGCTGTATTTTAAGCAAGTGTCAAGGATTTTAAGAGAGTAAGTTCCGATCCTAACTGAATCGTAGCATCAGAAAGAATGCTTATAAATCAATTCGGCATCAACCTGAACCAATGGTTGAATTCATCACTAAGTAGCCTAATAATGGATTTTCCTGTTTCCCATCCATGACATGGATGCGTCTTTCATTCTGAATACTATCGGATGTGGATACCTTAAATTATGTCCAATCTTTACATTTGGGTTGACGATAAAAACCGCAATAACCTCATACGAACAATCGACAACCTGGCGCGGCGACATCCAGATTTTAAAGCGCTGCTACGTGACGGAGATAAAATTGAAAATACCCTCAATCTTTTGTTTCCTCACGGCATGCCGATGGAGTACCTCATCTCCAACCTCAGCATTGATGAGCGGCCGGAAGAGAATTTAGATTTAGCCTTTCGTCCTGTGCTCGGTCCAGGGCAACCCTGGCCGTTCCCGCCAGGTTGCTCACTGGTTGCAAAAGGTTTCTGGAAAACCGGTGCGCCTTTTTTCAAGATTCAGGATATTTTCGAGGTTGCAGATGCGCCTGCACAGGTCTATGAAAAAAGTCTTCCCGTGGTGGTTTATCAGGATAACCCCGCCCTACAGCCTCGAATCAAAAGAACCGATAATGCGCTGAGCCGGGAGTTAGCCCACGAGCTACCGCCAATCTCCGCCAACACACGAAGTAAACTGGTTGACTGGCGCGAGTTTCTGGAATGGAAACGCAAGCTGGTTTCCGAAAAAACTCGTGGATTGCATTTTACAAAACGTGGATGGCAGGAAGACAAATTGGTTTTCCAGGTCGTAGGTGAAAGCGAACAATGTATCCGTGACGTGTTGCGTGCCTTGTCGCGCCAGGATGTGGTGGCGTTTGATCCTGCAGTTTCTGAAGATGAGTGGCTGTTTCGAATCAGTGATAAAGACAGCGCCAAACGTACACCAAAAGGGATTGAACTCGGGCAACCGGAGGTCAGGCCAACGTTTGTGCCAAACAGGAGCATCCCCCAGGGTTGTCCGTGGCCCGTACCGTGCCTTGTCGATGTGTTTGTCAGCCTGTCAGAGGATGACCAGAATCAACTTTCGACGGCAGAGGATCATGAAAGCGCCCGCGACAGTTTACTGGCCAGGATCCCTGAAAAAGGCTTTCTTTCGGTTTCGGCGGCGGGCGATTTAGCCTTGATCCGCCGTCACGAGCAGGCACTTAAACGCCTGCAAGATCAGGGTGGTTACGCCCCTTATCTCTCATCCTATCTCTTTGATGCGCGCCAAGCCAAAAGCCCCACCTCGTTCGAACCTATCATCGATTGGTTTCGCGAGGATCTGAATATTTTCCAGCAAGAGGCTGTCAACAAAATCCTCACGGCGCCGGATCTCTGCCTGATTCAGGGACCGCCTGGCACGGGGAAAACAACGGTGATTGCAGAAGCCATAATGCAACTGGCGCGTAAAGGGGAGCGGGTTCTGCTGGCTAGCCAGGCGCATACGGCGGTCGATAACGCGCTGGAACGTCTGGGCAAACACCCGGATTTGCGGGTTATTCGTCTCGCACGTGATTTGAGCAAAATTTCCGGCGAGGGCAAAGCGTTCATACAGGAAACCTCCTTATCCCGCTACTACACCTCGCTGGCTGAGGATGTAGAGAAACGCTTTCTGACGCCCTGGCGTGAGACAAAAGATCAGCTCAACCAATTGCAATCGTGGCTCAATCAGGCGGAGTTTTTACGCCGTGACGCAGAACACGCCGGGCAGGCGCTTACCGCGCATGAACATGCGCTAAAGAAGGCAGAACAAAACAGAACTCTGGCGTGGCGGAAATTGCAGGAGCAGGGGCAAAAACACGCAGATGCGAAACAGCGGCAAACCCGGTTACTGGCGCTGAAGGCATTCCTCGAACAGAATGAGGAAACGATCCCTGAGCGTTGCCCGCTGCCGGAACCCGCCGCCTCCGCGCTAGCATCTGCGTTGTTCGATCTTGCCAGCGCGCAGGTGAAACTTCCCGTCTCCCTTGCCGACTGGACCGCCGTACCGTCGCAACAACCCCAGATGCTGTCCGGGCTGTTGCGATTCTGGCACAGGTTGTGGGCGCACCGCACCGATCTGGAAAATGATGTGGCCCGCTTGCGGGCCACAGGGCCGTCTGCACTACAAAGCCCGGATCGGGCCATTCACCTCGCTGAATTGGAGGCCGAAGAGCGAGTACTTGCCGATAAACTTGACGACGATGAAAGTCTGTTTCCGGTATGGAAAGCCAAACGACAGGAGATTAAACAGCTTCGCGACAGTTCTGCTGGTGGCTTAAATCCGGAGCTGTACGGCAAAATGTTCCTTGACCCGGAATCTTGGTGTCAGTCGATTGAAAACGCGGAACTGACGGGTAAGAAACTGGCGGCGCGCGTTGCCGCCTTGGTGGCGAGCAGCACCGTGATTGAACGGGAATTAGCACGACTTCTGGCTCAGACTGACGAACTTATTGCGCTTTCTCACGTGCCGGATATCGATGAATCTGAGTGGCGTCAATGCGAGCAAGAAACCGCCCATCAGCAACAGCGGGAGCCACAGATTCGCCAGGCTCTGGAAGACTGCATTAGCCAGCAGGCGGAGTGGTTGGCCCGGCGTGTCTCGCTGGCAACGTTGCCTGATTCACCCTCTGCGGAGATAAGCGTGCGCTTTGCGCAAGAGATGGCGTCCTGCGAAGAAACGATCGGTACGCTGACGTCGCGCCTTGCGGAACAGCAGGCGGTTCAGGAGGTCTGGGAGCCGTTGTTACAGGACTGGAGAAACGATCTAAGCCGTCAGGTTTCGTACCAAAACGACTGGCATCACTTTAAAGAAACGTTTGTGGCTGAATGCAACCTGGTTGCGATTACCTGTAACGAGCGTGAACAAACATTAGAAGAATCGGGCCAGGTCAGTTTTGATGTCGCCATTATCGATGAAGTCAGCAAAGCAACGCCGCTGGAGATGTTACTGCCGTTGATGCGTGCGCGCCGTTCAATCTTGGTGGGCGATCACCGGCAATTACCGCCGCTGTTTCAGGAAGGCACCGATGCGCAAACCTTTAGCGATGCCGTCGATGAAGCGGACGAAGACGGGCAGAATACCCGAACATCGCTGACCCGGCATAACCTTCAGCGGTTTGAAAAAATGGTGACGGCATCATTATTCAAATCCCACTTCGAAACGGCTGATGATGCGATCAAAGCGCGTCTGGAAATACAGTTTCGAATGCACCCACAAATCATGGCGATGGTAAACCATTTCTATGAACGCCGCCTGAGCTGTGGGCTGGAGTTCCCCAATTACGACAGAAACCACGGTCTGGTGCTGGTCGATACCGACGGCAACACCATCGTGGAGCCTGCACGAAATAGTGCCGGAGAGCGGGTCGTCAAAGATATCCAGCGCTCGCCTTCAACCATCCCACGGGAAGAAAAAGCGGTAACTGAGGGCGACCATGTGCTGTGGGTGGATACATCCCGTGACCTGCAAGGCCAACTTCATAAAGAAGATGTGGACGCCAGCGGTAAACCCGCGCGCAGCAACTGGCTGGAAGCACAGCTTATTGCTCACACGCTGTTACAGATTGATAAACAGTGCGCCAGCCTTGGCTATTCAGCGCAAAAACGCTACCAAGTGGGTGTCGTCTCTTTCTATGCCCGTCAATGTCGGTTGATTCGCGAGGCCATCCGCGAGGTTAAACCTAACGGACGTTTTGACTGCCTGGATGTCGAGATCAATACCGTTATCCGCTATCAGGGCAAGGAGAAACCAACCATTCTCGTCAGCCTCGTGCGTAATGATGGCGTGGATACCCAAAGCCATGGCGGGAAGGTAAGACGCCGCTCCAGCCGCGCCAACGTCGCGCGTTACGAATTTATCAACGTCGCCTTCTCACGCGCGCAAGAGCTGCTGATTGTGTTTGGCGCACGAAATATGTACGAGTCCTATGACGTCACGCTTCCACATATGGACAGCGAGGGTGTAACAACCCGCACGGTCTATAAAGACATTTTGGATCAACTGGACAGAAATGCTCAGTTGATTCCGGCGAGTCGCCTGATGCGAAATACACCGCAGAGTAAGCGTAACTCTCCATCGTCATCCGGCATGCGTCACAGAGGGAATAAGTGATGAAGTTAGGATCTTTTGCTGTCAGTGTACCGCAGTACAAAATTGAAACGCAGGTGATCTACCAGACCATACGAACCCCCACGGTCTTTGAGTGTATGCTGATGAGACTGTGTAAAAGCTACCGGAAAACGCCGGAAATTGCGCAATTGACGCTGGCGCAGATTTTCGAGCAGCAACTGGGCGTCACATCGGCCAGTGCGCTGGTCGGTCCTTGCGTCGAGGATCTGATTTACCTTGGGGTGCTAGCCTGTCCGGCATCAGAGAACTATATGTCGCTTCGTCTGGCCGACATATCGTTAACCCCTGAGGGGCTCAACTTTCTTGCTCGCGAACGGTTACCTGGGCGTCAGCAACAAACCAAGGTCCAGCACCTGTTTTTGCCTTTATCAAATACCGTTCAGCCATTGCGCGCCAGCAATCTGCCTGGCACGCCCACCAGCACAGTATTTATCAGCAAGGACGTGCTTGAACCGCAGGACTGTTCCGCGTGGATACGACAAGAGTTAGAAAAAGAGCGCCATCCGTGGAAAACAGCGAATACAGAGATTCACTCCGTTCAGTCCAGCGTAGCTGGCGTAGTGTGGGAGCAGCACCAAATCACCATTGAGTGTGATGGGTCCGGCGTCCTTTCCGTTAAAGCGCCCGGCTCTGCCAACTTTGAACAATGGCTGCAAATGGCCGCTGCAGATATCGTGTGGCAGCACATTTTGCAGCCGATCCTGACGAGCGAACCTGCGGCAAACTGGCCCAGACTCAGCGATGAGAGTATTCGCCATGCAACAGAGATAGCGCCGTTAAGTCGCGCAGCAGACAGCACAACGGATCCTTCCGCCACCCTGCTGCACGTCATCACAAATGATGCAGAAAAAGATAACTACTTCGGTGAAAATCTGATCCTGCTGCACGGTAAGAAGAGTTCCATACTGGGCATAACAATTCTGCTCAGGAACGCCGAACCTGAAATCCGCCAGCTTGACAGCAAAAAGGGAAGTCTGTGGCTCGAAATGAGAGTGCCTGAAGGTTTACCTGCAGGACTGGCTACTCTGCGTATCCAGAAAAAGGATGGCGCACCGCAGGCGCATTTTTCCGGATGGGGCAACGTCTTTTGGCGAGGGCAAGCGCAGCGTGCCGCGCTCAGCCTCACTGCGGACAGCACCATCAGTGCCGAAATCTGGCAACGACTACAAGCGGAATTACAATCCGGTCTGAATGCCACGCACAGTGCCACAGCGCACGCCCTCACTTCGCTTTGGCTTACTCCGCAGGAGACGATTACGCACTGGCAATCCAGAAATGAGGTGCATCCTGTTGCGGAATGGCTTGCCGACGCGAGCGAATTCGCGGCGGCGCTGGAGAGGTTTACCCCCCACTCGCGAGCACAGTGGCAACCATACTGGCTTAACACGCTTAAAGCTCTGATGATGGCCGGAGTGACACGTTTGCAAACCCCGATCCAACCTGATGAAGCGATCCATTACCTCACCGTTCTGAATCAGTTGGTGCCTGACCATAGCAGTGATTTTTCCGCGCTCTTGCTGGATCACTGCAGTCCGCTTACTGATGTGGCCTCGCTCGAACAACTGCGTAAGGCCGTTGGCCCGACATCGGTTCTGCCGAATTCCCTTTTAAGCAGCACGCTGCTGCAAATATGGCTGGCAGAGGTATTAACGGATGCGCCGCTCACTTTGCATGAGCCTCATGCCTTTGCCCAGTCGCTAACAACACTCAGAAATGCGCAGCAAGACGTGTTACGCAACGTGGGAATGAAATCCCTGACGGATGCCGCTACGGGCAATTTAAGCCTTAAAAGCGTGAAAACATCAGCACTGACAAGCGTGACACAGTGGCAGAATGCCGTTGCAGCACTCGGTACATTACGTGCGGCCGTAACGTCCGCCTCCTTTTCGCTTATCGATGAATTCGATACGCAAGTTCAGGCCTGGCGAGAACTGGCAACGCAAAAGCTCGCCCATCCCGAAGCGCCCGGCAAACGGTTTGTCATCTTTGATACCAGCGCATTAATAGAGTACCCCAATCTGCCCTCGCGTTTGCAGCAGAATGACACGCCAGTCATTGCCAGACGCGTTCATCAGGAGCTGGATCATCTCAAAACATCAGACAACCCCAACAAAGCCCGACGAGCACGGGAGGCGATTCGGACGCTGGAACAGATACACAAAATCGTTCGTTACGAATCCGAAGTTATGGAGCTTCTACCTGCTGACCTCGAACCGACATCAGATAATCGCATCCTGTCGGTGGCGCTATACCTGCGACTCAGCGATGTCATCCTGGTGACCGCTGATAAAAATTTCCGCAACATAGCATGCGCTGAAAACATTACGGCGATTCTGCCCAGCGAATATAAAGAGATGTCGCACGGCAAGACCAGACCGCGCAATACGGGAGAAATAGTGAAATGAGCAGACATGAGCAGGCACGCTACCAGATTGAGCGCCAGCGGCGTCAGGAGCTTTTTAACCAGCGGGTCAGCGAGACAACGCGGGTGTATCTCGACCGCTATCGCAACATCTTGAATGATGTACAAAACCAAGGGATCAGCAAGTACGTGCAGGCTGAATTTTCCGCACTGCAACGCGAACTGGAGACTCTGACATGGCTTGTTGATTCCGATCCGGCCACCGCGCGCGATCGGAGTATTGCCCTAGGCCAGCAGGTACATGCGTTACCCAGACACGCCAGAGCAATGCGCCAGGCTGTTGTTGAAGCAGAGCGTGTGGCGGAGCACGTTGCTCAGGAAGAGGCGCGGGAAGCCGTTCGGCAAAGGGTTGAGCAAGAAACCAAAGCCCGCGAAGAAGTGGAAACCGTCTGGCAGAACGAACTGACAAACTGGGACGACCCGCTGGCCAGGCAATTAGCCTTCAAAGCGCTGGCGGAGCTTCGTCGTCATCTCCTCGACGCCAATCACCACACCACAGTTGAACAACTGCGGGCTGAATTAGGCAACATTAAGCACGAATACGAACAGCGTTCTCAGGAAAGAAGAGCGCAGGAGTATCAAACGGCGGTGGCCAGTACAACCGAGGATTCGCTGCAATTATGCCGTGAGCAGATTGCCGCAGCGAGCCGTCAGGCTCCCGAACACGCAGCAGCATTGGCCGCAACTCTTGATACGGCAAGCTCGCTGTCGCCAGAGGAACTCTCCCGGAGAATGGTTGAAGTCACCAGCGAACTCGATACAGCGGTGGTGGATGAAAGTTGCCGCCGTGAAGTCGTGCAGGCGGTTTATCGTTCGCTCGAGGACGCTGGGTTTGTAACGGAAAAACCGCGTCTGATGAACAAAGATGACAGCAACGAAGTGGTTATCCGCGCGATGAGACCTGCGGGCGCACAAGCGGAATTTAAAATAGAGCTCAGCGGAAAACTGAAATACAAGTTTGACCATTACCAGGGTTCTGCCTGCAAAAAAGATATCGATACGGTCCTTCCTCGACTGCAATCCATTTATGGCATTCAGTTGTCCACAGAGCGGGTCGTTTGGGAAAACCCGGACGACAAGGACAGCGACGCCAGACCACAACCCGGCATGACAAGGGAGAAATAAATGAGCTCCGGACAACAATCCTGGCAAGAAAATTTCCGCCGCGAATGCGGGATCCGGCGAGGGATCATCCTGCACGGCAACATTGTCGATGTGGTCTACGACGAATCCGCTACTGGCCAGTGGAGAAGCATACCGGAAACCATCGATGTCCTGCTCAAAGAGCGCGGTTACCGGCATGTTATCCGCTGGGATCGTGTCTCTGGCGTATCTGGTGTCAATGCCCGGGAATGGACCGATCTGATGAGCGCCGCGACGCCCGCTTCTTCACCAGCAGAAGGCGACGAATATGATATGGGCACGCCGTTGCCGACAGCACGGGCCACACAAACCAGCCATGCATTAGAGGTGAATCCACAAGACTTTCTGACAGTCGTCGCCCGGCTGATGAAGTCTTCTGGCCCCGATCGTATTGCCTTCGTGCTGGACTGGTCTCACCTGTTGTTTGGGCAAGCCAACGCGCTGAGTGAAGCGGAACGGGGCTTGCTACTGATGATGGGTAAAGCCGCGCGTGACGCGCAGCTAGCGCTCAACGCTGCGGATATCGATAAACCGCAAACGTTGATGGTTTTTTTGTGTCAGGGCTTATCGGTATTGCCGCCGTCGTTATACCTGCATAACCCGCTGTTCAAAGAAATCAATGTGCCGCTTCCGTCCCGCACCACGCGGGAAAACGCCGTGCTGAGTCTTAATAACGTCCTCCTCCTTAACACCCCAATACTGAATAAGAGCCGGGTGCTTGCGGATCTTGTGGATTCGCTGGAAGGGCTTACGCTGCGTGATATTCACAATATTGCGAAACTCTCCCGACAACTTCCGCAAAAAATGAGCGCCGAATCGCTGGTCAGCATGTACCGCTATGGTGAGAAAAAAAGCCCGTGGGAAGAGCTGAACCGCGACAAACTGAGCAAAGCGATCGAAACGTTGAAGGTGCGTGTGAAAGGACAAGATCAGGCGCTGGCAGTCGTTAACCAAATCCTGATCCGCGCGTATACCGGCTTATCTGGTTTACAGCATTCCAGCAAACAAAGAACCCCTAAAGGCGTTTTATTCTTTGTCGGCCCAACCGGTGTGGGGAAAACGGAGCTGGCAAAAGCCCTCGCCCAGTTTTTGTTTGGCGACGATGAGGCTTGCCAGCGCTTCGATATGTCG comes from Yersinia canariae and encodes:
- a CDS encoding radical SAM protein, with amino-acid sequence MELHGHLLYVDITQICGIGCAFCMYADKHATGKSMVLSIQARDNLSALINDPAVKRISVSGEGEPLNNINTFYELLALSRGGNSFEFITSGFFRHEKLEKIFDEINRLVSANGDTCNIRLSSDSHHIEKVKWRAHGFSLDYVQRKKPSSISFSFRSIDTDRAFTREYLVNELASWGINASIKPVSVLEDKLLIGSDTFNIDYKNLVHPARDTPEGYLDLQGYIAAIESKVDKPFTFGSLNHAPLPNGMDVTIKPNGDVFLYGIETERVANIHSDVIDWHHLASHVWENPLSRALYTQPLTELLARLENTPQLRAIIATANNPYWLVKEMAKHSGLLEQWKAA
- a CDS encoding histidinol-phosphatase, with amino-acid sequence MIDSHCHSFYSKHAVGTIDELVCASIAAGVTVLTITDHAPFPVDAQNRLLEAELERYFADIDKAQQTYKGDITLLRGLELDYMPGTERYNRQLLAHYPMDFVIGSIHYVTVADKAMVKVWELPRLAAASFLDKYFAQLEALLESQLFDAVGHADTLLRAIPEDVFLRRFEPLITPLVRSGIAYELNASGLRKSSLDPTTGKEVTGRWSYPSRALLEKLLENNVPLTIGSDAHDPRDAGAGIAELLAALRPLGLQSLCYYQQRQRIDVLLNDLQFHAALASR
- a CDS encoding PIN domain-containing protein codes for the protein MKLGSFAVSVPQYKIETQVIYQTIRTPTVFECMLMRLCKSYRKTPEIAQLTLAQIFEQQLGVTSASALVGPCVEDLIYLGVLACPASENYMSLRLADISLTPEGLNFLARERLPGRQQQTKVQHLFLPLSNTVQPLRASNLPGTPTSTVFISKDVLEPQDCSAWIRQELEKERHPWKTANTEIHSVQSSVAGVVWEQHQITIECDGSGVLSVKAPGSANFEQWLQMAAADIVWQHILQPILTSEPAANWPRLSDESIRHATEIAPLSRAADSTTDPSATLLHVITNDAEKDNYFGENLILLHGKKSSILGITILLRNAEPEIRQLDSKKGSLWLEMRVPEGLPAGLATLRIQKKDGAPQAHFSGWGNVFWRGQAQRAALSLTADSTISAEIWQRLQAELQSGLNATHSATAHALTSLWLTPQETITHWQSRNEVHPVAEWLADASEFAAALERFTPHSRAQWQPYWLNTLKALMMAGVTRLQTPIQPDEAIHYLTVLNQLVPDHSSDFSALLLDHCSPLTDVASLEQLRKAVGPTSVLPNSLLSSTLLQIWLAEVLTDAPLTLHEPHAFAQSLTTLRNAQQDVLRNVGMKSLTDAATGNLSLKSVKTSALTSVTQWQNAVAALGTLRAAVTSASFSLIDEFDTQVQAWRELATQKLAHPEAPGKRFVIFDTSALIEYPNLPSRLQQNDTPVIARRVHQELDHLKTSDNPNKARRAREAIRTLEQIHKIVRYESEVMELLPADLEPTSDNRILSVALYLRLSDVILVTADKNFRNIACAENITAILPSEYKEMSHGKTRPRNTGEIVK
- a CDS encoding DEAD/DEAH box helicase; the protein is MSNLYIWVDDKNRNNLIRTIDNLARRHPDFKALLRDGDKIENTLNLLFPHGMPMEYLISNLSIDERPEENLDLAFRPVLGPGQPWPFPPGCSLVAKGFWKTGAPFFKIQDIFEVADAPAQVYEKSLPVVVYQDNPALQPRIKRTDNALSRELAHELPPISANTRSKLVDWREFLEWKRKLVSEKTRGLHFTKRGWQEDKLVFQVVGESEQCIRDVLRALSRQDVVAFDPAVSEDEWLFRISDKDSAKRTPKGIELGQPEVRPTFVPNRSIPQGCPWPVPCLVDVFVSLSEDDQNQLSTAEDHESARDSLLARIPEKGFLSVSAAGDLALIRRHEQALKRLQDQGGYAPYLSSYLFDARQAKSPTSFEPIIDWFREDLNIFQQEAVNKILTAPDLCLIQGPPGTGKTTVIAEAIMQLARKGERVLLASQAHTAVDNALERLGKHPDLRVIRLARDLSKISGEGKAFIQETSLSRYYTSLAEDVEKRFLTPWRETKDQLNQLQSWLNQAEFLRRDAEHAGQALTAHEHALKKAEQNRTLAWRKLQEQGQKHADAKQRQTRLLALKAFLEQNEETIPERCPLPEPAASALASALFDLASAQVKLPVSLADWTAVPSQQPQMLSGLLRFWHRLWAHRTDLENDVARLRATGPSALQSPDRAIHLAELEAEERVLADKLDDDESLFPVWKAKRQEIKQLRDSSAGGLNPELYGKMFLDPESWCQSIENAELTGKKLAARVAALVASSTVIERELARLLAQTDELIALSHVPDIDESEWRQCEQETAHQQQREPQIRQALEDCISQQAEWLARRVSLATLPDSPSAEISVRFAQEMASCEETIGTLTSRLAEQQAVQEVWEPLLQDWRNDLSRQVSYQNDWHHFKETFVAECNLVAITCNEREQTLEESGQVSFDVAIIDEVSKATPLEMLLPLMRARRSILVGDHRQLPPLFQEGTDAQTFSDAVDEADEDGQNTRTSLTRHNLQRFEKMVTASLFKSHFETADDAIKARLEIQFRMHPQIMAMVNHFYERRLSCGLEFPNYDRNHGLVLVDTDGNTIVEPARNSAGERVVKDIQRSPSTIPREEKAVTEGDHVLWVDTSRDLQGQLHKEDVDASGKPARSNWLEAQLIAHTLLQIDKQCASLGYSAQKRYQVGVVSFYARQCRLIREAIREVKPNGRFDCLDVEINTVIRYQGKEKPTILVSLVRNDGVDTQSHGGKVRRRSSRANVARYEFINVAFSRAQELLIVFGARNMYESYDVTLPHMDSEGVTTRTVYKDILDQLDRNAQLIPASRLMRNTPQSKRNSPSSSGMRHRGNK